One window of the Streptomyces sp. TS71-3 genome contains the following:
- the nrtL gene encoding ArgS-related anticodon-binding protein NrtL codes for MTPVELSRTVLHAVRCAVDAGELSVAVPAKALVERPRPGGCGDYATGIALQLARPSGQAPRQIAEVLRDRLLVVPGVAGVEITGPGFLNITLDGDGLSGLVRDVLRGGSSYGHVDERVPAGPLAHDRPVSVRLQVAPGPRAAVLADALARILRSQGVSVLLRYEDAAGPDPAWGALSVPPYDPLSGDHIENIDYIDEDDGPGHDADLASASVLLVRPVPAPADPLPLGRAAGRWALLYPAAHDRPRIAEDHLVQRESNPLFRVRYAHARTRALVRNAAALGFTSEPGDLGPAPALTPEATAGDPSATLTDPPTTPLVTALSTYPQALATAARRRAPDVLARHLVRTADAYLAYQGSVRILPVGDEKPSAAHRARLALAEAAGTVLAGGLDLLGIDAPDTI; via the coding sequence GTGACCCCCGTCGAGCTCTCCCGTACCGTGCTGCACGCCGTGCGCTGTGCCGTGGACGCGGGGGAGCTGAGCGTGGCCGTACCTGCGAAGGCTCTCGTCGAGAGGCCCCGGCCCGGCGGCTGCGGGGACTACGCCACCGGGATCGCGCTCCAGCTCGCCCGGCCCTCGGGGCAGGCACCACGGCAGATCGCCGAGGTGCTTCGGGATCGGCTGCTCGTCGTCCCCGGCGTCGCCGGTGTCGAGATCACCGGGCCCGGGTTCCTCAACATCACCCTTGACGGTGACGGGCTCTCCGGACTCGTACGGGATGTTCTCCGTGGCGGTTCCTCCTACGGGCACGTCGACGAGCGCGTCCCCGCGGGGCCTCTCGCGCACGACCGCCCCGTATCCGTCCGACTCCAGGTCGCCCCCGGCCCCCGCGCCGCCGTGCTCGCCGATGCCCTCGCCCGCATTCTCCGGTCCCAGGGCGTTTCCGTCCTGCTTCGGTACGAGGACGCTGCCGGGCCGGATCCCGCCTGGGGCGCCCTCAGCGTGCCCCCGTACGACCCGCTGTCGGGCGACCACATCGAGAACATCGACTACATCGACGAAGACGACGGTCCAGGCCACGACGCCGACCTTGCCTCCGCTTCCGTCCTCCTTGTCCGTCCCGTTCCGGCACCCGCCGACCCCCTCCCACTCGGGCGCGCCGCCGGCCGCTGGGCTCTGCTGTACCCCGCCGCCCACGACCGGCCCCGGATCGCCGAGGACCATCTCGTCCAGCGTGAGAGCAACCCTCTCTTCCGGGTCCGTTACGCCCACGCCCGCACCCGCGCCCTGGTCCGCAACGCCGCAGCCCTCGGCTTCACCTCCGAGCCGGGCGACCTGGGCCCTGCACCCGCGCTCACACCCGAGGCCACCGCAGGCGACCCCTCAGCCACCCTCACCGACCCCCCTACCACCCCCCTGGTCACCGCCCTCTCCACCTACCCCCAAGCCCTGGCCACCGCCGCCCGCCGCCGTGCCCCCGACGTCCTGGCGCGTCACCTCGTGCGTACCGCGGACGCCTACCTCGCGTACCAGGGTTCCGTCCGGATCCTCCCCGTCGGCGACGAGAAACCCTCGGCCGCCCACCGGGCCCGGCTCGCGCTCGCCGAAGCGGCCGGGACGGTGCTGGCCGGCGGCCTGGACCTGCTCGGCATCGACGCCCCCGACACCATCTGA
- the lysA gene encoding diaminopimelate decarboxylase codes for MSRSAHPAGPRHADVLPDGHLLAPPADLNDLDPKVWSRTVRRNADGVLTVGGIDVATLAEEFGTPGYFLDEDDFRARVHAWKTAFGPDADVFYAGKAFLSRAVVRWLNEEGINLDVCSAGELATALDAGMPPERIALHGNNKSAAEIERAVLAGVGRIVLDSFDEIVRVAHTAQRLGRRQAVQIRVTVGVEAHTHEFIATAHEDQKFGIGLADGQAAEAVRRALGLDGLEVVGVHSHIGSQIFDTAGFEVAARRVVSLLAQVRDEHGVELPEIDLGGGLGIAYTSDDDPREPQEIAKALREIVERECEAAGLRVPRISVEPGRAIVGPSAFTLYEVGTIKPLDGLRTYVSVDGGMSDNIRTALYDAEYSVALASRTSDAEPMLVRVVGKHCESGDIVVRDAFLPADLAPGDLIAVPATGAYCRSMASNYNHALRPPVVAVTAGTARAIVRRETEEDLLRLDVG; via the coding sequence ATGAGCCGTTCCGCCCACCCCGCCGGCCCCCGGCACGCCGACGTGCTGCCGGACGGGCACCTTCTCGCCCCGCCCGCCGATCTCAACGACCTCGACCCCAAGGTCTGGTCCCGGACCGTCCGGCGGAACGCCGACGGCGTGCTGACCGTCGGCGGGATCGACGTGGCCACGCTCGCCGAGGAGTTCGGGACGCCCGGCTACTTCCTCGACGAGGACGACTTCCGGGCCCGGGTGCACGCGTGGAAGACCGCGTTCGGGCCCGACGCGGACGTGTTCTACGCCGGCAAGGCGTTCCTGTCGCGGGCCGTGGTCCGCTGGCTGAACGAGGAGGGGATCAACCTCGACGTCTGCTCCGCCGGGGAGCTGGCCACCGCCCTCGACGCGGGTATGCCGCCGGAGCGGATCGCGCTGCACGGGAACAACAAGTCCGCCGCCGAGATCGAGCGTGCCGTCTTGGCCGGCGTGGGGCGGATCGTGCTGGACTCGTTCGATGAGATCGTGCGCGTCGCCCACACCGCGCAGCGGCTCGGCAGGCGGCAGGCCGTGCAGATCCGGGTGACCGTGGGTGTCGAGGCCCACACCCACGAGTTCATCGCCACCGCCCACGAGGACCAGAAGTTCGGCATCGGCCTCGCGGACGGGCAGGCCGCCGAGGCGGTGCGGCGCGCGCTCGGGCTCGACGGTCTTGAGGTCGTCGGGGTCCATTCGCACATCGGGTCGCAGATCTTCGACACCGCGGGCTTCGAGGTGGCCGCCCGGCGGGTGGTCTCGCTGCTCGCCCAGGTCCGCGACGAGCACGGCGTGGAACTGCCCGAGATCGACCTCGGCGGCGGCCTGGGCATCGCCTACACCTCGGACGACGACCCCCGCGAGCCGCAGGAGATCGCCAAGGCGCTGCGCGAGATCGTCGAGCGGGAGTGCGAGGCGGCGGGGCTCCGGGTGCCGCGGATCTCCGTCGAGCCGGGGCGCGCCATCGTCGGCCCGTCCGCCTTCACGCTCTACGAGGTCGGCACCATCAAGCCGCTCGACGGGCTGCGCACCTACGTCTCCGTCGACGGCGGGATGTCCGACAACATCCGGACGGCGCTGTACGACGCCGAATACAGTGTCGCTCTGGCATCGCGCACCTCCGACGCGGAACCGATGCTGGTGCGTGTCGTGGGCAAGCACTGCGAGAGCGGGGACATCGTCGTCCGGGACGCCTTCCTGCCGGCGGACCTGGCGCCGGGGGACCTGATCGCGGTGCCGGCCACGGGCGCGTACTGCCGCTCGATGGCGAGCAACTACAACCACGCGCTGCGCCCTCCCGTCGTCGCCGTCACCGCCGGCACGGCACGGGCCATCGTCCGGCGTGAGACGGAGGAAGACCTCCTGCGTCTCGATGTCGGCTGA
- a CDS encoding homoserine dehydrogenase — MMGTRPLKVALLGCGNVGSEVARIMTSHGDDLAARIGAPLELAGVAVRRPSRVRAGIDPALITTDAMALVKRGDIDVVVEVIGGIEPARSLITTAFEHGASVVSANKALIAQDGSALHAAAEQQGRDLYYEAAVAGAIPLIRPLRESLVGDHVNRVLGIVNGTTNFILDKMDTTGAGYQEALDEATALGYAEADPTADVEGFDAAAKAAILAGLAFHTRVRLDDVYREGMTEVTAADFASAKAMGCTIKLLAICERAADGGSVTARVHPAMIPLSHPLASVREAYNAVFVESEAAGQLMFYGRGAGGAPTASAVLGDLVAVCRNRLGEATGPGESAYSMLPVSPMGEATTRYHISLDVADKPGVLAQVATVFAQHGVSIDTVRQQSRQSEGEKAPGGSEASLVVVTHRASDAALSGTVEALRTLDTVRGVASMMRVEGE; from the coding sequence ATGATGGGTACGCGGCCGCTCAAAGTGGCGTTGCTGGGCTGTGGGAACGTCGGCTCAGAGGTGGCGCGCATCATGACGTCGCACGGTGACGACCTCGCGGCCCGGATAGGCGCCCCCCTGGAGCTGGCCGGCGTCGCCGTGCGCAGGCCGTCCAGGGTCAGGGCGGGCATCGACCCCGCGCTCATCACCACGGACGCCATGGCCCTGGTCAAACGGGGCGACATCGACGTCGTCGTCGAGGTCATCGGCGGTATCGAGCCGGCCAGGAGCCTCATCACCACCGCCTTCGAGCACGGCGCCTCGGTGGTGTCCGCGAACAAGGCGCTGATCGCCCAGGACGGCTCCGCGCTGCACGCCGCCGCGGAGCAGCAGGGCCGCGACCTCTACTACGAGGCGGCGGTCGCGGGTGCGATCCCGCTGATCAGGCCGCTGCGCGAGTCGCTCGTCGGCGACCATGTGAACCGCGTGCTGGGCATCGTCAACGGCACCACCAACTTCATCCTCGACAAGATGGACACCACGGGCGCCGGCTACCAGGAGGCCCTGGACGAGGCCACCGCGCTCGGCTACGCGGAGGCCGACCCGACCGCGGACGTCGAGGGCTTCGACGCCGCCGCCAAGGCCGCCATCCTCGCCGGCCTCGCCTTCCACACCCGGGTGCGTCTCGACGACGTCTACCGCGAGGGCATGACGGAGGTCACCGCCGCGGACTTCGCCTCCGCCAAGGCGATGGGCTGCACCATCAAGCTGCTCGCCATCTGCGAGCGGGCCGCGGACGGCGGCTCCGTCACCGCGCGCGTGCACCCGGCGATGATCCCGCTCAGCCACCCGCTGGCGTCCGTGCGCGAGGCCTACAACGCCGTCTTCGTGGAGTCCGAGGCGGCCGGGCAGCTGATGTTCTACGGGCGCGGGGCGGGCGGCGCGCCGACCGCGTCCGCGGTCCTGGGCGACCTCGTCGCCGTCTGCCGCAACCGGCTCGGCGAGGCCACCGGACCCGGCGAGTCCGCCTACAGCATGCTGCCCGTCTCGCCGATGGGCGAGGCCACCACGCGTTACCACATCAGCCTGGACGTGGCCGACAAGCCGGGCGTGCTGGCCCAGGTCGCGACGGTCTTCGCCCAGCACGGCGTGTCCATCGACACCGTGCGGCAGCAGAGTCGGCAGAGTGAGGGCGAGAAGGCCCCGGGGGGCTCGGAGGCCTCGCTCGTCGTCGTCACCCATCGCGCGTCCGACGCCGCTCTCAGCGGGACGGTCGAGGCGTTGCGCACCCTGGACACCGTGCGTGGTGTCGCCAGCATGATGCGGGTTGAAGGAGAGTAA
- the thrC gene encoding threonine synthase produces the protein MTHQWRGIIEEYRDRLPVSGSTQVVTLREGGTPLVPARVVSERTGCEVHLKVEGANPTGSFKDRGMTMAITRAKEEGAQAVICASTGNTSASAAAYAVRADMVCAVLVPQGKIALGKMGQALVHGARILQVDGNFDDCLTLARGLSENYPVSLVNSVNPVRIEGQKTAAFEIVDALGDAPDIHVLPVGNAGNITAYWKGYREYAADGPATRTPRMWGFQASGAAPIVRGEIVKDPTTIATAIRIGNPASWQYALAAKDESGGLIEEVTDREILRTYRLLAAQEGVFVEPASAASVAGLLKAAEQGRVDPGQRIVCTVTGNGLKDPDWAVAGAPQPLTVPVDAAAAAERLGLG, from the coding sequence ATGACGCACCAGTGGCGCGGAATCATCGAGGAGTACCGGGACCGGCTGCCCGTCTCCGGCTCCACGCAGGTCGTGACGCTGCGCGAGGGCGGTACGCCGCTCGTGCCCGCGCGGGTGGTGTCCGAGCGCACGGGCTGTGAGGTGCACCTCAAGGTGGAGGGCGCCAATCCGACCGGGTCGTTCAAGGACCGCGGCATGACCATGGCCATCACCAGGGCCAAGGAGGAGGGCGCGCAGGCCGTCATCTGCGCCTCGACCGGCAACACCTCCGCGTCGGCCGCCGCGTACGCGGTGCGCGCCGACATGGTGTGCGCCGTGCTGGTGCCGCAGGGCAAGATCGCGCTCGGCAAGATGGGCCAGGCGCTGGTGCACGGCGCGCGGATCCTCCAGGTCGACGGCAACTTCGACGACTGCCTGACGCTGGCGCGCGGCCTGTCCGAGAACTACCCGGTGTCGCTGGTGAATTCGGTCAACCCGGTCCGCATCGAGGGCCAGAAGACGGCCGCGTTCGAGATCGTGGACGCGCTCGGCGACGCCCCCGACATCCACGTCCTGCCCGTCGGCAACGCCGGCAACATCACCGCGTACTGGAAGGGCTACCGCGAGTACGCGGCGGACGGGCCCGCGACGCGGACCCCGCGCATGTGGGGGTTCCAGGCCTCCGGCGCGGCGCCGATCGTGCGCGGCGAGATCGTCAAGGACCCCACGACGATCGCTACCGCGATCCGCATCGGCAACCCGGCCTCCTGGCAGTACGCGCTCGCCGCGAAGGACGAGTCCGGCGGCCTCATCGAGGAGGTGACGGACCGTGAGATCCTCCGGACCTACCGGCTGTTGGCCGCCCAGGAGGGCGTCTTCGTCGAGCCCGCGTCCGCCGCGTCCGTCGCCGGCCTGCTGAAGGCGGCGGAGCAGGGCCGCGTCGACCCCGGCCAGCGCATCGTCTGCACCGTGACCGGAAACGGCCTCAAGGACCCGGACTGGGCCGTCGCCGGTGCCCCGCAGCCGCTCACCGTCCCGGTGGACGCGGCCGCCGCGGCGGAGCGGCTCGGGCTGGGGTAG